ATGACAGCAAGATGACGGTTCGCATCTGCTAACGTATCGCGCGATTGTTCGAGTTGTCCTTGTAATGTTTGAATCGTTTCTGTCCGCGTCCGAGCAGTAGCATCAAGCGTCTGAATCGCCGCTCTCAGATCTTCCAAGCGGCGCATCTGCTCCCGAATGACCGCTTGCCCGCGTGTCAGTCCCTCTTTTAACTCGTCGAGCTCACGCGATTGACTGAACAATGGGGTACCCTTCTTCCGACTTCCGCCAGTCATCGTACCGCCAACGTTGACGACGTCTCCTTCGAGCGTGACGAGACGATAGCGATGTCCTGTCGAACGGGCAATTTGGTTCGCCTGTTCAAGTGACTCGACGACGAGTGTCGTACCGAGCAGGTTCATCTTTAATTTCGTCAACGACTCATCCGTCGTCACGAGATCACTTGCGATCCCGACGAATCCAGACATCCCTCCGACTTGTTCTCGCACTGAACGGTTAACTTCACGTGCTTGGAGTGAGGCGAGCGGCATGAACGTCGCTCGACCGGCATTTAATTGTCGGAGTTCCTGAATCAGACGACGTCCAGTCGCATCGGTATCAACAACGATGTTTTGCATCGCCCCACCGAGCGCTGTCTCGATTGCCGCTTCAAACCGCGCCGGAACCGAAATCAACTCTGCGACCGCCCCGTGAATACCTGGGTGATGATCTCGTTGTTTTAAAATCGTCTTAACGGCACCGAAATAACCGCTATAGTCGGCTTTGACAGATTCAAGGAATTCAATCCGGTCTTCCGTCTTATGACGACGTCGTTCTAAATCCGCAACGGACTGTTCGACTTGGCGTAACGCATGTTGTTGTTCATTTCGTGCAACAAGTGCCGTTGTTTCTTCTTCTGTTGCTTGGTCCAACTTCGTCCGGATCGAAGCAACATCCGCTTCTAGTCGAGCGACATCTTCCTCGAGTTGACGACGTGTCGATTGTTTCGTACCGCTATCCGCCGTAAAAGAACGTTGTTGTTCTTCTGCCTGCATGAGATCTTGCTTCGCCCGGTTATAGGCATTATTCGTCGCAGCTAATCGACTCGCCACATCAAAAGCTTCCGAACGTAATGTTTCAGCTTCCTTATCAAAATCACGATCGGTTTGTGTCAGCGCTTGATCGGCTCGTTCTCGTTCAGCCGTGATCCGTTTTGCTTCCTGATCGACTTCTGCTTGGCGTTCTTGTAAAGCCGTCAATTCGCGTTCTAGTTCCTTGACGCGTTCTTCGACGACGGCAACCTCTTGTTCGAGTCGCTCTTTCGTCTCGGTTCCGTGCTTTTCACGCTCTTTCGCTAGGTTAAGGGCACCTTGGATCTCAACAAGTCGCGTCGAGACATGTCGAAGTTGCTCCTGCAAAGTGTTTTCTTGTTGTCGTTCTTCTTCAAGCATCGATTCTTGTTTCTCTCGTGACACGACGGTCTCTTCATAAGTCGTCTTTTGAGACGCAAGGCGTTCTTCACATTGTGCGATGTCACGCGCCAATGTTTCGAGCTCCGTCTGATACGTCGTGATTTCATGCGCCAAGATGCCACGTTCCAGTACATCATGCCGTTCTCGAGCGACGAGATACTCTTTCGCGAGCGCCGCTTGTTCACGTAACGGCTCGATTCGTCCGCCCAGTTCATATAAAATATCATCGACACGCGATAGATTCGCTTCCGTATCACTTAATTTCCGCTCTGCTTGCTTCTTGCGATGACGATACTTCAAAACGCCTGCTGCTTCCTCAATGACAGCACGACGTTCTTCCGGTTTACCGGAGATGACTTGTTCAACTCGCCCTTGTCCGATGATCGCAAAGGCGTCACGTGACAAGCCTGTGTCCATGAACAGATCAAGGACATCCTTCAGACGACATGGTTTTTTATTTAAAAAATAATCGCTGTCTCCATTGCGGCTGACACGACGCGTGACGCTGATTTCCTGATACGGTAACGCCACCGTTCCCGACTCGTTGTCTAAGACGAGCGTCACTTCAGCAAATTGTTTTCGGTGTTCAGACAGACTGCCGGCAAAAATGACGTCTTCCATCTTCGCCCCGCGCAGGGACTTCGCAGATTGTTCTCCGAGCACCCAACGGACAGCGTCCGATATATTTGATTTCCCACTTCCGTTCGGTCCGACGACTGCCGTGACACCCGGAAGGAATTCTAGTTCAGTTCGACTGGCAAATGATTTGAAGCCATTGATTTCAA
This region of Exiguobacterium acetylicum DSM 20416 genomic DNA includes:
- the smc gene encoding chromosome segregation protein SMC, producing the protein MYLKRIEINGFKSFASRTELEFLPGVTAVVGPNGSGKSNISDAVRWVLGEQSAKSLRGAKMEDVIFAGSLSEHRKQFAEVTLVLDNESGTVALPYQEISVTRRVSRNGDSDYFLNKKPCRLKDVLDLFMDTGLSRDAFAIIGQGRVEQVISGKPEERRAVIEEAAGVLKYRHRKKQAERKLSDTEANLSRVDDILYELGGRIEPLREQAALAKEYLVARERHDVLERGILAHEITTYQTELETLARDIAQCEERLASQKTTYEETVVSREKQESMLEEERQQENTLQEQLRHVSTRLVEIQGALNLAKEREKHGTETKERLEQEVAVVEERVKELERELTALQERQAEVDQEAKRITAERERADQALTQTDRDFDKEAETLRSEAFDVASRLAATNNAYNRAKQDLMQAEEQQRSFTADSGTKQSTRRQLEEDVARLEADVASIRTKLDQATEEETTALVARNEQQHALRQVEQSVADLERRRHKTEDRIEFLESVKADYSGYFGAVKTILKQRDHHPGIHGAVAELISVPARFEAAIETALGGAMQNIVVDTDATGRRLIQELRQLNAGRATFMPLASLQAREVNRSVREQVGGMSGFVGIASDLVTTDESLTKLKMNLLGTTLVVESLEQANQIARSTGHRYRLVTLEGDVVNVGGTMTGGSRKKGTPLFSQSRELDELKEGLTRGQAVIREQMRRLEDLRAAIQTLDATARTRTETIQTLQGQLEQSRDTLADANRHLAVMTSELSVEDRQMARVLEQEQEARRIIETSEVEIAKWTERQTELRQALDRLKDAQARGAVTMDELKKEQAEAVLEERTIQMKQAQLTQDIERLTEQVSHAKLERSHKRRDLRHVLEGFDEAKIDALHAEQREQEQEQQRVETELVAIGQRIQVQAESLRLIRIREAKTKDDQQTTKQTLEQLRLSQGKTSTRLETRQEMLEEMGLLLELIAPLDLSYDEAKEEIHLLKRQLEEIGIVNIGAIEEFAEVDERFTFLSAQRDDLVAAKTDLYGVIEEMDREVIRLFRQTYDAVREHFRETFRELFGGGEADLVLVDPSDLLTSGIDIVAKPPGKKLQNLSLLSGGERALTAIALLFAILKTRPVPFCVLDEVEAALDEANVARFGEFVHQLARETQFVIITHRKGTMEAADVLYGVTMQQNGISEVLSVKLEEARRTLSEEPKEIKQ